Proteins encoded in a region of the Homo sapiens chromosome 20, GRCh38.p14 Primary Assembly genome:
- the GGT7 gene encoding glutathione hydrolase 7 isoform X7, with translation MVKGLHEAHQLYGRLPWSQVLAFAAAVAQDGFNVTHDLARALAEQLPPNMSERFRETFLPSGRPPLPGSLLHRPDLAEVLDVLGTSGPAAFYAGGNLTLEMVAEAQHAGGVITEEDFSNYSALVEKPVCGVYRGHLVLSPPPPHTGPALISALNILEGFNLTSLVSREQALHWVAETLKIALALASRLGDPVYDSTITESMDDMLSKVEAAYLRGHINDSQAAPAPLLPVYELDGAPTAAQVLIMGPDDFIVAMVSSLNQPFGSGLITPSGILLNSQMLDFSWPNRTANHSAPSLENSVQPGKRPLSFLLPTVVRPAEGLCGTYLALGANGAARGLSGLTQVLLNVLTLNRNLSDSLARGRLHPDLQSNLLQVDSEFTEEEIEFLEARGHHVEKVDVLSWVHGSRRTNNFIIAVKDPRSPDAAGATIL, from the exons CCCGTGCCCTGGCTGAACAGCTGCCACCCAACATGTCCGAGCGCTTCCGGGAGACGTTCCTGCCATCGGGCCGCCCGCCACTACCTGGCTCGTTGCTGCATCGGCCCGACCTGGCTGAGGTGCTGGATGTACTTGGCACCTCCGGCCCGGCTGCCTTCTACGCAGGTGGCAACCTCACACTGGAGATGGTGGCCGAG GCTCAGCACGCAGGGGGTGTCATAACCGAAGAGGACTTCAGCAATTACAGCGCCCTTGTGGAGAAGCCTGTGTGTGGCGTGTACAGAG GCCACCTGGTTCTTAGTCCCCCACCTCCGCACACGGGCCCTGCCCTCATCAGTGCTCTCAACATCCTGGAGGGCTTCAATCTCACCAGCCTGGTATCCCGAGAACAGGCTCTTCACTGGGTGGCAGAG ACCCTGAAGATTGCATTAGCCCTGGCCAGCAGACTGGGAGATCCCGTCTATGATTCTACCATCACTGAGAGCATGGATGACATGCTCAG CAAGGTGGAGGCCGCCTACCTCCGGGGCCATATCAATGACTCCCAGGCAGCCCCTGCCCCACTCCTGCCTGTCTATGAACTAGACGGAGCTCCCACGGCTGCCCAGGTGCTGATCATGGGACCTGATGACTTCATTGTGGCCATGGTTAG CTCCCTGAACCAGCCCTTTGGCAGCGGCCTTATCACCCCCTCGGGGATCCTGCTCAACAGCCAGATGCTGGACTTCTCCTGGCCCAACCGGACAGCTAACCACTCTGCACCCAGCCTG GAGAATTCAGTGCAGCCAGGGAAGCGGCcactctctttcctgctgcccaCAGTGGTCCGACCCGCGGAGGGGCTCTGTGGAACCTACCTCGCTCTGGGGGCCAATGGAGCTGCGCGGGGCCTCAGCGGCCTGACACAG GTTCTGCTGAATGTCCTGACCTTGAACCGGAACCTGAGTGACAGCCTGGCCCGCGGCCGCCTACACCCGGACCTGCAGTCCAACCTCCTGCAGGTGGACA GTGAGTTCACAGAGGAAGAGATTGAGTTCCTGGAAGCCAGGGGTCACCACGTGGAGAAAGTAGATGTCTTATCCTGGGTCCATGGCAGCCGAAGGACCAACAACTTCATCATCGCTGTTAAGGACCCTCGGAGCCCAGATGCAGCTGGAGCCACCATCCTGTAG
- the GGT7 gene encoding glutathione hydrolase 7 isoform X8: MSERFRETFLPSGRPPLPGSLLHRPDLAEVLDVLGTSGPAAFYAGGNLTLEMVAEAQHAGGVITEEDFSNYSALVEKPVCGVYRGHLVLSPPPPHTGPALISALNILEGFNLTSLVSREQALHWVAETLKIALALASRLGDPVYDSTITESMDDMLSKVEAAYLRGHINDSQAAPAPLLPVYELDGAPTAAQVLIMGPDDFIVAMVSSLNQPFGSGLITPSGILLNSQMLDFSWPNRTANHSAPSLENSVQPGKRPLSFLLPTVVRPAEGLCGTYLALGANGAARGLSGLTQVLLNVLTLNRNLSDSLARGRLHPDLQSNLLQVDSEFTEEEIEFLEARGHHVEKVDVLSWVHGSRRTNNFIIAVKDPRSPDAAGATIL, from the exons ATGTCCGAGCGCTTCCGGGAGACGTTCCTGCCATCGGGCCGCCCGCCACTACCTGGCTCGTTGCTGCATCGGCCCGACCTGGCTGAGGTGCTGGATGTACTTGGCACCTCCGGCCCGGCTGCCTTCTACGCAGGTGGCAACCTCACACTGGAGATGGTGGCCGAG GCTCAGCACGCAGGGGGTGTCATAACCGAAGAGGACTTCAGCAATTACAGCGCCCTTGTGGAGAAGCCTGTGTGTGGCGTGTACAGAG GCCACCTGGTTCTTAGTCCCCCACCTCCGCACACGGGCCCTGCCCTCATCAGTGCTCTCAACATCCTGGAGGGCTTCAATCTCACCAGCCTGGTATCCCGAGAACAGGCTCTTCACTGGGTGGCAGAG ACCCTGAAGATTGCATTAGCCCTGGCCAGCAGACTGGGAGATCCCGTCTATGATTCTACCATCACTGAGAGCATGGATGACATGCTCAG CAAGGTGGAGGCCGCCTACCTCCGGGGCCATATCAATGACTCCCAGGCAGCCCCTGCCCCACTCCTGCCTGTCTATGAACTAGACGGAGCTCCCACGGCTGCCCAGGTGCTGATCATGGGACCTGATGACTTCATTGTGGCCATGGTTAG CTCCCTGAACCAGCCCTTTGGCAGCGGCCTTATCACCCCCTCGGGGATCCTGCTCAACAGCCAGATGCTGGACTTCTCCTGGCCCAACCGGACAGCTAACCACTCTGCACCCAGCCTG GAGAATTCAGTGCAGCCAGGGAAGCGGCcactctctttcctgctgcccaCAGTGGTCCGACCCGCGGAGGGGCTCTGTGGAACCTACCTCGCTCTGGGGGCCAATGGAGCTGCGCGGGGCCTCAGCGGCCTGACACAG GTTCTGCTGAATGTCCTGACCTTGAACCGGAACCTGAGTGACAGCCTGGCCCGCGGCCGCCTACACCCGGACCTGCAGTCCAACCTCCTGCAGGTGGACA GTGAGTTCACAGAGGAAGAGATTGAGTTCCTGGAAGCCAGGGGTCACCACGTGGAGAAAGTAGATGTCTTATCCTGGGTCCATGGCAGCCGAAGGACCAACAACTTCATCATCGCTGTTAAGGACCCTCGGAGCCCAGATGCAGCTGGAGCCACCATCCTGTAG